The following are encoded together in the Montipora foliosa isolate CH-2021 chromosome 12, ASM3666993v2, whole genome shotgun sequence genome:
- the LOC137980869 gene encoding uncharacterized protein: MEGSAFSDADDKATAFNNYFTSVFNDDLSLPNSLPSVPFTDKLLELVELSNMDVLSALSLLNPTNIPGLDNLHPNILKECAAELSPSLCQSPWRGRLLHEQKCANICPLQKMGLRTNVTNYRQISLLSIVSKLCKRCVFSKLITELADLLSALQHGFV, from the coding sequence ATGGAGGGATCTGCATTTTCTGATGCTGACGATAAAGCGACGGCCTTCAACAACTACTTCACGTCAGTTTTTAATGATGATCTCTCCCTTCCCAACTCCCTGCCGTCGGTGCCATTTACCGACAAACTATTGGAGCTGGTTGAGCTATCAAATATGGATGTTTTGTCAGCTCTAAGCCTCCTTAACCCCACAAACATCCCCGGACTGGACAATTTACATCCAAACATTCTGAAAGAGTGTGCTGCAGAGCTTTCGCCATCTCTCTGCCAGTCACCCTGGCGCGGTAGATTACTGCATGAACAGAAGTGTGCTAATATATGCCCGCTGCAAAAGATGGGGCTAAGAACCAACGTTACCAACTACAGGCAGATCTCACTTCTCTCCATCGTCAGTAAGCTCTGCAAACGCTGTGTGTTCTCCAAACTTATTACCGAACTGGCTGATTTACTATCAGCTCTCCAACATGGCTTTGTATAG